The region CTCCCGCTATGATCCTTGCTTGTCCCGCACCGTCTGCAAATTTGATCACAGGGATTGCTTGGCGCGATAAGTGCTGGTATTTCGCGGGAGTGTTTTTATGCTTTTTAGGTAAATTTACCCAGAGCTGAACCATCTCAAAAAGTCCGCCCGAACGGCTAAAATCCAAAGAGTGAAACTCCTCGTGCACTATGCCCGCACCCGCCGTCATCCATTGCACGTCGCCAGATTTTATAACTCCGCCGCCGCCACTTGAATCCTTATGTGCGACCTCGCCGCTATAAGCTATCGTTACGGTCTCAAATCCTTTATGCGGATGGTGTCCGACTCCTCTTGGAAAGTCCGTTAAATTCGGTTTAAAAACCTGAGGTGCAGCGTAATCAAGCATCAAAAACGGATCGGTACCTCGATCTTCGCCCATGTGACTAAAAAGTGGCTGAACCAAAAATCCGTCTCCGACCCAATGTGCACTATTTGACTTGTAAATTTTATTAACTTTTCTCATTTTTTATCCTTTATTTTATTTAAAATTTCGGTATTTTAATGCAGTCTCGTTAATATATTATTTAAAATCGGTAAATAAAAATTAAGATTATTAATCCAAACTTAAACAACTCTATTTATTAACGCATATCTATAAAATTTCACCCAAATTTGAATATAATTGTAAAAATTTAAGCGCAAAAAGGCTCGAAATGTTTAATTTTATATTCTCTTGGAAGTGCTATTTCTTACTTTTGATAATCGGAGTTGGCGGATATCTCGCCGTGCCATACCTTGACGCGGCAGGCGCTCACAATGAAACGATAGAGGTGTTTAAGATACTAACTATGGCCATGGTAATGGGCATTGCTATATACCTGCTACTTGCGATTTGGGTGATACTTTTTAAAACTATCAGATCTTAAAGCAACTAGTTTATCTCAAAGTGTCTTTTTTAAAAAGCCATATATTTGGGTGCTAATTTAAAATTTGATATGAATTTTCAAGCTTTTTGCGTTTAGGGCTAAATTTAACTTGCTCGCTTAAATTTAGCCGACTAGTTAGCCAAACTAGGAATTTTAATCCTTACCAAATAACATAAAAGCAATGCGAATTTATCAAAACAAAAGACAATTAAATTTCTATCTCAATTCCCACGGGGCAATGATCGCTTCCCGTTATATCACTAAGTATAAATGCGTCTTTAAGGCGATCTTTAAGGCTTGCCGAAATGAAAAAATAATCAATCCTCCAGCCAATATTTTTAGAACGAGCGTTAAATCTATAGCTCCACCACGAATAAGCATCCTCTTTATCGCCGTGAATTTGTCTAAAAGTATCGATAAATCCGTGCTTTATAACCTCATCTATCCACTCTCGTTCAATAGGCAAGAAGCCTGAAGTCTTAGAATTCGCCTTTGGATTTTTAAGATCTATCTCGCGGTGAGCGGTATTTACATCACCGCAAAATATCACGTCCTTACCCTCACGCACAAGCTCATTGCAGTAGGCTAGAAATTTCGCATAAAAATCCATCTTATAAGCAAGTCTTTCATCATCTTTTTGTCCGTTTGGAAAATATATGTTAAAAAGTACGATATTGCCAAACCTATGCTCCAAAACTCGCCCCTCATCATCGTTAAAAAACTGCGATTTTAGAGTAGCTACCGGAAACTTACTAAGACTCATCACACCCGAATACCCTGCTCTGACGGCCGAATTTACGCTTACATCACTAAATCCGAGCTTGTAAATCTCGCTAGGCACATCAGCTTCTTTTACTTTTATCTCTTGAAGCCCTAAGAAATCGGGCTTAACCTCATCAAGCCAACTAAATCCGTCTTTGTTTGCGACCGCGCGAAGTCCGTTTACGTTCCATGAAATCAGTTTCAAATTCAGTCCTTTTTAATTGCAATTATACGCACTCAACCTAAATTTAAGAGTCTATTTTGATATAATTATTCAAAAATTTAAGGTCTAAAATTGAGAAATCAACCAAAATACAAATTCTTTAAAAATTGGAGTTACGCGATCGCAGGACTAAAGGAAATTTTTAAAAACGAAAGCAGCTTTAGGCTTGAAATTTATATATTTTTGCCCGCTTTTATCTCTCTTTTGTTTTGGAATTTCGGCGCGATTTTAAATTTATTTTTGATTTTTAGTATGGTTTTGGTTCTGGTTTGCGAGTGCATAAACTCAGCAATTGAGCGTATAGTAGATCTTGCAAGCCCTGAAATTCATCCTCTTGCAGGTGTGGCAAAAGACGCGGGAAGCGCTGCGGTAATGATATGCAACACGCTTTGTGCAGGAGTGTGGATATATGCTATTTGGGATAAATTTTGAACTCGCTTGAAAGAGAAATTTTTGGCACTTTAATCGGCGAAAAGAAATTTGAGATAATTGAGTTTTTTATCCAGAATTTAGATGAAAACGGACTTATAAATTTCACAATTGCAGAAATTTGCAAGGCTACAAATTCAAGCAAACCGACTGTCATAGAGACGATAAAACTACTTGAAAATAGAAAAATTTTTAAGCGGGTAAAAAACGGAGTTTATGCATTTAAGAATTTAAAATTTAATGATTTTTGATTTTAGTTTGTCTGAGATTAAAATTTACTTATATTAAATAAATGTAACTAGTCTGAACTTAATAGGCATAATTGTCTATTTACTCTTAATCTAATCAAATTTTAGCTGATTGCCTCAAAAAAGGGATGAGAAACAAACTTAATTTATGATTTTTTATCATAATGATGCAAAGATATATAAGTTTAAAAGGATAATAGTATAAATTTGATATTATAGACCGGCAGCAGCTATAGCTTCGGCTTGGTGATGAGCGATAAGTGGCTCTATTATCTCGTCAAAAAGCCCGCCTGCCATGATGGCATCCAGTCTATAAAGCGTTAAATTTATGCGGTGATCGCTTATGCGATTTTGCGGGAAGTTGTAGGTGCGAATTCGCCCGCTTCTATCTCCTGTGCCCACTTGGCTCTTGCGCTCGCTAGTCTCTTTTGCAAGGCGCTCAGCCTCTTGCATCTCATAAAGTCGAGCTTTAAGCACTTTCATTGCGGCCTCTTTGTTTTTGTGCTGGCTTTTTCCGTCCTGGTTGGTTACTACAAGTCCTGTTGGGATATGTGTGATACGCACGGCACTATCGGTTGTGTTTACGCTTTGTCCGCCGTGTCCGGAGCTTCGCATAACGTCGATTCTTAAGTCGTTTGGATTTATCTCCACTTCGCTATCTTCAACCTCCGGCATGATTGCGACAGTAACGGCTGAAGTATGGACTCTTCCCTGACTTTCAGTCTCAGGCACACGCTGAACCCTATGTGTTCCGCCTTCGTATTTTAGCCTTGAGTATGCGCCGTTTCCTTTTACGAGCAATATTATCTCTTTAAACCCGCCCGTGTTGCCCTCGCTTTGGCTTACTACTTCAAATTTATATCCGCGAAGTTCGGTATAGCGCACATAAGCGTTAAAAAGATCGCCTACAAATAATGCCGCCTCATCTCCACCGGTTCCAGCGCGAATTTCAAGGAAGATGTTTTTATCGTCGTTTGGATCTTTTGGAAGAAGTAGAATTTTTATCTCTTCTTCAAGCTCGGCTTTGCGCATTTCAAGGCTCTTTAGCTCTTCTTTAGCAAGCTCGCCAAGTTCAGCATCATCAAGTAAAAGTTTGTTTTCGTCAATGTCGGCTAAAATTTGCAAATAATCTTTGGAGGCATTTCTGATATCTTCTATGCTTGATTGCTCTTTGGAAAGCTTGGTCATATTTGCGATATCTTGAGTTATTGATGGATCGCTTAGCAGACGAGAAAGTTCGTCATAGCGATCCAAAAACGGTTGCAGTTTATTAGCTAACATTTAAAATTTAGTGATTAAGCGGCTGTGTTTAGAGTATTTACAAGCTTCGCCAAGCGTCCAACACGGCGTGAAGCTGTTTGTTTTTTCAAAAATCCTTTGCTAACAAAGCTATGCAGGCTTTTATTAGCTTCTTTTAGCGCTTTTAAAGCAGTCTCTTTATCGCCAGCTTCTACGGCTACACGTACGGCTTTTGTAATATTCTTAAGTCTTGTGCGATAAAATCTGTTTCTTTCGGTTCTTTTTATCGTCTGTCTAGCTCTTTTTTCAGCAGATTTATGGTTTGCCATAATATACCTTTTTCATAATTTTAGTCCGTGATTATATAAAATTTAGTTTTAAATAGCGCTTAATTTAAGTGAAATTTAAAGCAGTCAAAATTCACGTATTTAAATTTGTGAAATTTTGATAGAATACAACAAATTTTATCATAGATAAGGCAAAACAGCCTTTAAATTATGAAGGATAAATATGAAACTATTCGGTACCGACGGAGTTAGAGGCAAGGCGGGAGCAAAGCTATCTGCGCAAACTTCCATGAGGCTAGCGATGGCTGCTGGAATTTATTTTCGTAAATTTGCTCAAGTTACTAATACCATCTTGCTTGGCAAAGACACTAGAAGAAGCGGATATATGATAGAAACGGCTATCGTTGCGGGGCTTACCGCGGTCGGCTATAACGTGCGCCAGATCGGTCCTATGCCCACACCTGCGATTGCGTTTTTAACCGAAGATATGCGCTGTGATGCGGGTATAATGATAAGCGCAAGCCACAATCCATACTACGATAACGGTATCAAATTTTTTGATAAACACGGCAACAAGCTAACCGAAGATGCCGAAACCGAGATAGAAAAAATTTATTTTGACGATGAGTTAATCGCTCAAAGCCAAAAACACATGCTTGAAATCGGCGCTTCAAAGAGAATTGACGACGTTATCGGTCGCTACATCGTTCATATCAAAAATTCCTTTCCGAAATCTTTGACTTTGCACGGAATAAGAGTCGTTTTAGACGTAGCAAACGGTGCGGCTTACAGAGTGGCTCCGACGATATTTAGCGAGCTTGGCGCGGAAATCATCGTGATAAACGATGAGCCAAACGGAAGCAACATAAATCTAAACTGCGGCGCGCTCTATCCGCAAAATTTAGCAAGCGAAGTCGTGAGATTAAGAGCCGATATCGGACTTGCTTTTGACGGAGACGCCGATAGGCTTGTTGTAGTTGATGAAACGGGTGAAGTAGCAAACGGAGACGCGCTTCTTGGCGTACTTGCGATGTATCTTCATAAAAACAAAGCACTAAAAGGTGGCGGAGTAGTGGCTACGGTAATGAGCAACGCCGCACTTGAAGACTACCTTACAAAGCATAAAATAAAGCTACTTCGCGCAAACGTGGGCGATAAATACGTCCTTGAGATGATGCAAGAAAACGGCATAAATTTTGGCGGCGAACAAAGCGGACACATAATCTTTTCAGATTACGCCAAAACAGGCGATGCTCTCGTGGCTGCGATGCAGTTTATCGCTTGCATGCTAACTCAAGGCAAAAAAGCAAGCGAAATTTTAAGCGAGATCAAGCCTTATCCGCAAATCTTACTAAATTTAAAAGTTGCGGACAAAAAACCTCTTGAGAGTATAGAAGGGCTAAAAGCGCTCGAAGAAAATCTCAGAAAAGACGGAATCAGACCTTTATTTAGATACTCGGGAACCGAAAATTTAATCCGCCTTCTGCTTGAAGGAAAATGCCCTGAAAAAGTGCAAAAACGAATGGATGAAGTGGAAAAATTCTTCACTAAAGCTCTAAATGCCTAGAGTTTTGATCAAATTTTTTGCAGCTTTTTTTGTCGTTTTTGTAGCCGATCAGCTCGTTAAGCAAATTTTCTTAAACGGCTTTACCTGGCAGGGAGAATACTTCTCTTTGGTACTTGCGTTTAACAAAGGTGTTGCCTTTTCGATGTTTGCAAGCCTTGGTGAGTGGCTTAAATTCATCCAAGTAGCTCTTATCGCAGCAGTTTTAGCATATCTTGTCTGGCAAAAAGAAATTTTAAAAGATCACACCATAGCTATTGGAATTTTGCTTGGTGCGGGCAGCTCTAACCTACTTGATCGCTTCGTGCACGGCGGAGTTGTGGATTATGTTTATTGGCATAAGTGGTTTAGTTTTGCTATTTTTAACCTTGCAGATGTTATGATTGACGTTGCGGTTTGTATTATCTTATGGCAAAGCTTTAAAAAGCCAAAAGGTACCGGCAAATAAAAGCCGAGCGGATACTAGCAAACCCGTAGAGTCGCATTTAAATTTTATAAATTTGATGCAAATTCGCTTAAATTTATAAAACTTAAAAAGGATGAAAAATGGGAAATAACGTATATATCGCTTATGCACTTTGGCTGTTTTGCGGCTGGTTCGGGGCGCACCGTATATATCTTGGCAAATTTATCAGCGGATTTTTTATGATGACGCTGTTTTTTATGGGCTCGATGACATATTGGATACTGATAGGTTGGCTGTTTTGGCTGATTTGGGGTATCTGGTGGCTGTTTGATATATATCTTACGGGTGTTTATGTGGAGAAAAATTTGCAAAAAGACGAACTTAAACACGAGCTTAAAAAGCAAGATCTCGAGGCTCAGCTCAAAAGGCTTTATGAGCTTTACGAAGAGGGCAGGATAAGCAAAGCCGAATTTGAAGCCAGAAAAGAAATTTTATTTAGATAAAAGGAGAGTAAATGGCGGAATACTATAATCTCATTAAGTATTTTCACTACTTGGCGTTCATATCGTGGATGGCCGTGTTGTTTTATCAACCGCGCCTATACGTATATCACGCAGAACATATGGATAAACCCGACTTCGTAAAAGTAGTTGAGGTTCAAGAGTATAAGATGTATCACTATGTGGGCTGGGTTTCTATCATCGGCACGTTTTTAACTGGAATTTTGATACTTGTGGCAATACCCGACCTGCTTAAAAGCGGATATGTGCATGTAAAGCTTACCGTAGTCGTGCTGCTAGCGATATACCATCTTGATCTTGGCAGATACATGAAACTGCTTCGCGAAAAACGCTGTAACAAATCAGGCATGTTTTTTCGCGCATACAACGAAGTGCCTACTATAGCTATGGTCATCATCATCTGGATGATGGTCTATAAACCGTTTTAAAATTTAGCGTCTTCGGGCGCTAAATTTATCTTTTTTTACTATAACTGTTTTATTCTTACTATCCGATCAAATAAGTAAAATTCTCACATTGCTAAACAGGTTTAATAAATTTACATAAAACAATCTCAGACTGCTTATAAACATTACCCGGACACTTTATAACTGATCGGAGCTATTATTTGAGTATCACGGCTAGGCTTTGGGAATTTGGCTGAAATTTCTTTGATAGTTTTAATCGCCGCATCGTCTAAAATTTTATGTCCCGAACTATTTTTTATCTTGATATCTTTTATCTGTCCGTGTGGAGTAAGAGTGAATTGTACTACAACTTTTCCGCTAATTCCAAGTTCTAAAGCCTCGTTTG is a window of Campylobacter sp. CCUG 57310 DNA encoding:
- a CDS encoding pirin family protein translates to MRKVNKIYKSNSAHWVGDGFLVQPLFSHMGEDRGTDPFLMLDYAAPQVFKPNLTDFPRGVGHHPHKGFETVTIAYSGEVAHKDSSGGGGVIKSGDVQWMTAGAGIVHEEFHSLDFSRSGGLFEMVQLWVNLPKKHKNTPAKYQHLSRQAIPVIKFADGAGQARIIAGEFDGVSGAASTFTPMNVWDVMINSGKEAVINVPASHSLSMVVLRGEAIFNGNESAGEAQLVNFEKDDGEVRVKAAGQDVKILLLSGEPIDEPIVGYGPFVMNTKDEIRQAIDDYNSGKFGSIG
- the glmM gene encoding phosphoglucosamine mutase, which produces MKLFGTDGVRGKAGAKLSAQTSMRLAMAAGIYFRKFAQVTNTILLGKDTRRSGYMIETAIVAGLTAVGYNVRQIGPMPTPAIAFLTEDMRCDAGIMISASHNPYYDNGIKFFDKHGNKLTEDAETEIEKIYFDDELIAQSQKHMLEIGASKRIDDVIGRYIVHIKNSFPKSLTLHGIRVVLDVANGAAYRVAPTIFSELGAEIIVINDEPNGSNINLNCGALYPQNLASEVVRLRADIGLAFDGDADRLVVVDETGEVANGDALLGVLAMYLHKNKALKGGGVVATVMSNAALEDYLTKHKIKLLRANVGDKYVLEMMQENGINFGGEQSGHIIFSDYAKTGDALVAAMQFIACMLTQGKKASEILSEIKPYPQILLNLKVADKKPLESIEGLKALEENLRKDGIRPLFRYSGTENLIRLLLEGKCPEKVQKRMDEVEKFFTKALNA
- a CDS encoding exodeoxyribonuclease III, which gives rise to MKLISWNVNGLRAVANKDGFSWLDEVKPDFLGLQEIKVKEADVPSEIYKLGFSDVSVNSAVRAGYSGVMSLSKFPVATLKSQFFNDDEGRVLEHRFGNIVLFNIYFPNGQKDDERLAYKMDFYAKFLAYCNELVREGKDVIFCGDVNTAHREIDLKNPKANSKTSGFLPIEREWIDEVIKHGFIDTFRQIHGDKEDAYSWWSYRFNARSKNIGWRIDYFFISASLKDRLKDAFILSDITGSDHCPVGIEIEI
- the rpsT gene encoding 30S ribosomal protein S20 codes for the protein MANHKSAEKRARQTIKRTERNRFYRTRLKNITKAVRVAVEAGDKETALKALKEANKSLHSFVSKGFLKKQTASRRVGRLAKLVNTLNTAA
- a CDS encoding diacylglycerol kinase; the encoded protein is MRNQPKYKFFKNWSYAIAGLKEIFKNESSFRLEIYIFLPAFISLLFWNFGAILNLFLIFSMVLVLVCECINSAIERIVDLASPEIHPLAGVAKDAGSAAVMICNTLCAGVWIYAIWDKF
- a CDS encoding NINE protein, translating into MGNNVYIAYALWLFCGWFGAHRIYLGKFISGFFMMTLFFMGSMTYWILIGWLFWLIWGIWWLFDIYLTGVYVEKNLQKDELKHELKKQDLEAQLKRLYELYEEGRISKAEFEARKEILFR
- a CDS encoding replication/maintenance protein RepL; protein product: MNSLEREIFGTLIGEKKFEIIEFFIQNLDENGLINFTIAEICKATNSSKPTVIETIKLLENRKIFKRVKNGVYAFKNLKFNDF
- the lspA gene encoding signal peptidase II, giving the protein MPRVLIKFFAAFFVVFVADQLVKQIFLNGFTWQGEYFSLVLAFNKGVAFSMFASLGEWLKFIQVALIAAVLAYLVWQKEILKDHTIAIGILLGAGSSNLLDRFVHGGVVDYVYWHKWFSFAIFNLADVMIDVAVCIILWQSFKKPKGTGK
- the prfA gene encoding peptide chain release factor 1; this encodes MLANKLQPFLDRYDELSRLLSDPSITQDIANMTKLSKEQSSIEDIRNASKDYLQILADIDENKLLLDDAELGELAKEELKSLEMRKAELEEEIKILLLPKDPNDDKNIFLEIRAGTGGDEAALFVGDLFNAYVRYTELRGYKFEVVSQSEGNTGGFKEIILLVKGNGAYSRLKYEGGTHRVQRVPETESQGRVHTSAVTVAIMPEVEDSEVEINPNDLRIDVMRSSGHGGQSVNTTDSAVRITHIPTGLVVTNQDGKSQHKNKEAAMKVLKARLYEMQEAERLAKETSERKSQVGTGDRSGRIRTYNFPQNRISDHRINLTLYRLDAIMAGGLFDEIIEPLIAHHQAEAIAAAGL
- the hemJ gene encoding protoporphyrinogen oxidase HemJ codes for the protein MAEYYNLIKYFHYLAFISWMAVLFYQPRLYVYHAEHMDKPDFVKVVEVQEYKMYHYVGWVSIIGTFLTGILILVAIPDLLKSGYVHVKLTVVVLLAIYHLDLGRYMKLLREKRCNKSGMFFRAYNEVPTIAMVIIIWMMVYKPF